The sequence TGACCACCACCGCGTTCCCCGTCACCGGCATGACCTGCGCGCACTGCGTCCGGAGCGTCACCGAGGAGGTCGGCGAGCTGCCGGGCGTCTCGTCCGTCGCCGTCGACCTCGTCGTGGGCGGCGCGTCCACCGTCACCGTCGAGAGCGACCGGCCGCTCGACCCCGCGGCCGTCCGCGCCGCGGTCGACGAGGCCGGCTACGTCGCGGAGGTCTGACATGGCCGACCCCGCATCCGGATCCGCGCCCGCCGCGGAGCCCGTCGCCGCCCCGGCCGAGGACGGCACCGTGCTCACGCGCGTCGACCTCGACGTGCAGGGCATGACGTGCGCCTCGTGCGCGATGCGCATCGAGCGGAAGCTCGGCCGGATGCCCGGGGTCGAGGCCGCCGTCAACTACGCGACCCACCGCGCGCGCGTGCAGCTGCCCGCGGGCACGAGCGTCGAGGACGCGATCCGCACCATCGAGCGCACGGGGTACCGCGCGTCCGAGCGCGCCGCGTGGGGGAGCGGGGCGGCGGATGCCGCTCCCGCGCCGGCTCCCGCGCCCGCCGAGGTCGAGGCTGCCCGCGTCCGTCCGACCGCGCCCCAGGCCCCCGCCTCGGATCCGGCGCACGCCGCGGATCCCGCGCAGCCCGCCCGCCGCGACGCCGTCCCCGCCCGCCGCCCCGACGCCGACGAGCTCGCGCTCCGGCAGCGGCTCGTGGTCTCCGCGGCGCTGACCGTGCCCGTCTTCCTCATGGCGATGATCCCCGCGCTCCAGTTCGACGACTGGCAGTGGCTCTCGCTCGCGCTCGCCGCGCCCGTCGCGGTGTGGGGCGCGTGGCCCTTCCACCGCTCGGCGGCCGTCAGCGCGCGCCACGGCGGCGTCGGCATGGACACGCTCGTGAGCATCGGCGTCGCGGCCGCGTTCCTGTGGTCGCTCTACGCGCTCTTCCTCGGCGACGCGGGCGAGCCCGGCATGCGCATGACCATGAGCCTCGTCTCCGAGCTCGGCGGCGGATCCGGCGACGTCTACCTCGAGGTCGCCGCCGCCGTCACCGTCTTCCTCCTCGGCGGCCGCTACCTGGAGG is a genomic window of Clavibacter capsici containing:
- a CDS encoding heavy-metal-associated domain-containing protein, with product MTTTAFPVTGMTCAHCVRSVTEEVGELPGVSSVAVDLVVGGASTVTVESDRPLDPAAVRAAVDEAGYVAEV